In Turicibacter sanguinis, a genomic segment contains:
- the uxaC gene encoding glucuronate isomerase encodes MKGFLTEDFLLQNETAKVLYHQHAKKMPIIDFHSHLSAKEIYENNKFSNISEVWLGGDHYKWRAMRALGVNESIITGKEVSGEEKFNAWASSMPYLIGNPLYHWTHLELQRYFNIKTPLSAKSAKEIYEECNRLLATEDFRVRGLIDMMNVEVICTTDDPCDDLKYHQLIKEEGTCKAQILPTFRPDKAVNIELSWFTAWVQTLSQVVGYDIHELSDLFKALEERMDFFVECGCKACDNGVDVLAFTDSTVEEAAEIFKKAMSGATLTKEEVEKYKTQLYLFLGEQYHNRGWVMQFHIGAQRNNNTTMLEKLGPDTGYDSINNSLDTQKLSKFLNSLNLKGALPKTIIYDLNPSDNHKVVTLMQCFQDGVTPGKIQFGSGWWFNDHKDGMNDQMRALAANGVLAKFVGMLTDSRSFLSFPRHEYFRRLLCQLLGEYVENGEYPNDVEFLGQIVEDICYNNAKSFFNLDK; translated from the coding sequence ATGAAAGGATTTTTAACAGAAGATTTCTTACTTCAAAATGAAACGGCTAAAGTTTTATATCACCAACATGCTAAAAAAATGCCAATTATTGATTTTCATAGTCATTTAAGTGCAAAAGAAATTTATGAAAATAATAAATTCTCAAATATTTCAGAAGTATGGCTTGGAGGAGATCATTATAAGTGGCGTGCGATGCGTGCTCTTGGCGTGAACGAATCAATTATCACTGGAAAAGAGGTATCAGGAGAAGAAAAATTTAACGCATGGGCTAGTTCGATGCCATATTTAATTGGAAATCCACTTTATCACTGGACACATTTAGAATTACAACGTTACTTCAACATCAAAACACCGTTGAGTGCAAAATCAGCCAAAGAAATTTATGAAGAATGTAATCGTTTATTAGCAACGGAAGATTTCCGAGTACGTGGATTAATCGATATGATGAATGTCGAAGTCATTTGTACAACGGATGATCCATGTGATGATTTAAAATATCATCAGTTAATTAAAGAAGAAGGAACTTGTAAAGCTCAAATTTTACCAACTTTCCGACCTGATAAAGCGGTTAATATTGAATTAAGCTGGTTTACCGCTTGGGTTCAAACGTTAAGTCAAGTAGTTGGATATGACATTCATGAGTTATCTGATTTATTTAAAGCATTAGAAGAGCGTATGGATTTCTTCGTTGAGTGTGGATGTAAAGCCTGCGATAACGGGGTAGATGTTTTAGCATTTACCGATTCAACAGTTGAAGAAGCTGCTGAAATCTTTAAAAAAGCGATGTCTGGTGCGACTTTAACAAAAGAAGAAGTTGAGAAATACAAAACACAACTTTATTTATTCCTTGGGGAACAATACCATAACCGTGGTTGGGTGATGCAATTTCATATTGGAGCACAACGTAATAATAATACGACAATGCTTGAAAAATTAGGGCCAGATACAGGATATGATTCAATCAATAACTCTTTAGATACACAAAAATTATCTAAATTCTTAAATAGTTTAAATTTAAAAGGCGCATTACCAAAAACGATTATTTACGATTTAAATCCAAGCGATAATCATAAAGTCGTCACTTTAATGCAATGTTTCCAAGATGGTGTGACACCAGGTAAAATTCAGTTTGGATCTGGATGGTGGTTTAACGATCATAAAGATGGAATGAATGATCAAATGCGCGCGTTAGCAGCAAACGGTGTATTAGCAAAATTTGTTGGGATGTTAACAGATTCAAGAAGTTTCTTATCATTCCCTCGTCATGAATATTTCCGACGTCTATTATGTCAATTATTAGGGGAATATGTTGAAAATGGGGAATATCCAAATGATGTAGAGTTCTTAGGACAAATTGTAGAAGATATTTGCTATAACAATGCAAAATCATTCTTTAATTTAGATAAATAA
- a CDS encoding RDD family protein: MLLRRIIAEIIDIFVLIGGTALGIFLAGQLNGMFEESFTLLTISELCIIVLIPIALQSLFWLERTTIGKTMVFCKVVTNDESDLNYFAMFTREYVSKVFSCYLVCLPIFARKPGLHEVITNSKVELKLKRG, encoded by the coding sequence GTGTTATTAAGGAGAATTATTGCTGAAATTATTGATATTTTTGTTCTGATTGGAGGAACTGCACTCGGAATATTTCTTGCCGGACAACTCAATGGGATGTTTGAGGAGTCATTTACATTATTAACGATTAGTGAGCTGTGTATCATTGTATTAATTCCAATTGCGCTTCAATCATTATTTTGGTTAGAACGTACAACAATTGGAAAAACAATGGTCTTTTGTAAAGTCGTGACAAATGATGAATCCGATTTAAATTATTTTGCGATGTTTACACGCGAATACGTCTCAAAAGTTTTCTCTTGCTATTTAGTTTGTTTACCGATTTTTGCAAGAAAACCAGGATTGCATGAGGTGATTACAAACTCGAAAGTTGAATTAAAATTAAAAAGGGGATAA
- a CDS encoding glycoside hydrolase family 28 protein, whose translation MNFNIVLQTSSSLTLELENQSCFKSSQPYTLKLNDEIIDEHLVQNVYSIYRLQPSTAYMVTIINEETGESLSKEVYTKKESICLNVKHFNAKGDGITDDTLAIQAAIMSCPDDGRVFIPKGTYVTKTIFLKSNLTLELEKGATLLYSASFESGAILPGYTKNSNHEEYYLGSWEGNPLDTFTALIQGVNVSNVNLIGEGVLDGNGSIGWWDFPKVRNVAWRPRLFQIIHSHHVNVQGITLQNSPSWTVHPLFSDDLKFIDLKIINPKDSPNTDGLDPESCHRVLILGVHFSVGDDCIAIKSGKIYLGSRLKRASEYITIRNCSMNFGHGAVVIGSEMAGGVKHILVEQCLFNETDRGLRIKTRRGRGEVAIVEDVTFRHIEMEKVLTPLVVNCFYFCDPDGHSEYVKTKETLPVDYRTPDIRDFCFEDIKCRHSEIAAAYFYGLPEKAIERLSLKDCVFHFTTEAEPGVPAMMDDIPNYCQNGMVLNNIIEVNLENVTFENVIGDPMQIQNVKKVVVDGVIKENYC comes from the coding sequence ATGAACTTTAATATTGTTTTACAAACATCCTCAAGTTTAACACTAGAACTTGAAAATCAATCATGTTTTAAATCAAGTCAACCGTATACCTTAAAATTAAATGATGAAATAATTGATGAGCATTTAGTCCAAAATGTTTATTCTATTTATCGGTTACAACCAAGTACTGCGTATATGGTCACGATTATCAATGAAGAAACAGGTGAATCTCTATCAAAAGAGGTATATACAAAAAAAGAAAGTATTTGTTTAAATGTTAAGCACTTTAATGCTAAAGGTGACGGGATAACTGATGATACGTTAGCTATTCAAGCCGCAATTATGTCTTGTCCTGATGATGGGCGAGTTTTTATTCCAAAAGGGACTTATGTGACTAAAACGATTTTCTTAAAATCTAACTTAACGTTAGAATTAGAAAAAGGAGCAACCTTATTATATAGTGCCTCATTTGAAAGTGGTGCAATATTACCTGGATATACCAAAAATTCAAATCATGAAGAGTATTATTTAGGTTCATGGGAAGGGAATCCACTCGATACGTTTACAGCATTGATTCAAGGGGTTAATGTTTCAAATGTTAATTTAATTGGTGAAGGTGTATTAGATGGAAATGGATCTATTGGATGGTGGGACTTTCCAAAGGTAAGAAATGTGGCTTGGCGTCCACGTTTATTTCAAATTATTCATTCTCATCATGTCAACGTTCAAGGGATTACCTTACAAAATTCTCCCTCTTGGACTGTTCATCCCTTATTCTCGGATGATTTGAAGTTTATTGATTTAAAAATTATTAATCCCAAAGATTCACCGAATACGGATGGATTAGATCCTGAATCTTGTCATCGTGTTTTAATTCTTGGGGTTCATTTCTCAGTTGGGGATGACTGTATTGCCATCAAATCTGGAAAAATTTATTTAGGAAGTCGTTTAAAACGAGCTTCAGAATATATTACGATTCGAAATTGTAGTATGAACTTTGGTCATGGTGCAGTTGTTATTGGAAGCGAAATGGCTGGAGGTGTTAAGCATATTCTAGTGGAGCAATGTTTATTTAACGAAACAGATCGTGGGCTTCGAATTAAGACACGCCGTGGACGTGGAGAGGTTGCAATTGTTGAAGATGTCACATTCCGTCACATCGAGATGGAGAAGGTACTAACTCCATTAGTGGTAAACTGTTTCTATTTCTGTGATCCAGATGGTCATAGTGAATATGTTAAGACGAAGGAAACTTTACCGGTCGATTATCGAACACCAGATATCCGTGATTTTTGTTTTGAAGATATTAAATGTCGTCATTCAGAAATTGCAGCGGCTTATTTTTATGGCTTACCAGAGAAAGCGATTGAACGGTTAAGTTTAAAAGATTGTGTTTTCCATTTCACAACAGAGGCAGAGCCAGGAGTTCCTGCTATGATGGATGATATTCCTAATTATTGTCAAAATGGGATGGTTTTAAACAATATAATTGAAGTAAATTTAGAAAATGTAACGTTTGAAAATGTGATTGGCGATCCAATGCAAATTCAAAATGTTAAAAAGGTGGTAGTTGACGGTGTTATTAAGGAGAATTATTGCTGA
- a CDS encoding glycoside hydrolase family 88/105 protein has product MLKQLETYFKSYINQFKPYKGFWCYEDGVILKGAQDLYIATNDEFYWDYIQAYLNEFVDQEGNLKGYNSSEYNIDHVNAGKVLFFAYEKTNDERYKVAIEHQMDQLRTHPRTNSGNFWHKNRYPHQVWLDGLYMALPFFTEYETVFNGKQQYEDIYKQFMEVYKTHRNKECGLYYHAWDESKSMFWCDEETGLSKNYWLRAEGWLLMALIDSIDKMSETIFEYYKGLIDMFVESIDDILPYQDEKTGLWYQVIDAMDREGNYLEVSGTAMVIYSILKGVRLDILDESYKEKAIKSLKGILEVYGYEDEAGYHIGGICEVAGLGSFNGVVRDGSFEYYISEKVVPDEAKGIGPLMMAYAEYLMVGGNDEL; this is encoded by the coding sequence ATGTTGAAGCAATTAGAAACATATTTTAAATCTTATATTAATCAGTTTAAACCATATAAGGGATTTTGGTGCTATGAAGATGGTGTCATTTTAAAGGGAGCACAAGACTTATATATCGCAACAAATGATGAGTTTTATTGGGATTATATACAAGCTTATTTAAATGAATTCGTGGATCAAGAGGGGAATTTAAAAGGGTATAATTCATCAGAATATAACATTGATCACGTAAATGCTGGAAAAGTTTTATTCTTTGCTTATGAAAAAACAAATGATGAGCGATATAAAGTAGCCATCGAACATCAAATGGATCAATTAAGAACACATCCTAGAACAAATAGTGGTAACTTCTGGCATAAAAATCGATACCCACATCAAGTATGGTTAGATGGGCTGTACATGGCATTACCGTTTTTTACCGAATATGAAACGGTATTTAATGGAAAACAACAGTATGAAGATATTTATAAACAATTCATGGAAGTGTATAAAACACACCGTAATAAAGAATGCGGATTATATTATCATGCATGGGATGAGTCGAAATCAATGTTCTGGTGTGATGAAGAAACGGGATTGTCTAAAAATTACTGGCTACGTGCAGAAGGATGGCTATTAATGGCATTAATTGATTCGATCGATAAAATGAGCGAAACAATTTTTGAATATTATAAGGGATTAATTGACATGTTTGTTGAGAGTATCGATGATATTTTACCTTATCAGGATGAAAAAACAGGATTATGGTATCAAGTGATTGATGCGATGGATCGTGAAGGAAATTATTTAGAAGTTTCAGGAACTGCAATGGTGATTTATTCAATTTTAAAAGGGGTTCGTTTGGATATTTTAGATGAATCATATAAAGAAAAGGCAATTAAATCATTAAAAGGAATTTTAGAAGTGTATGGATATGAGGACGAAGCTGGGTATCATATTGGTGGAATTTGTGAAGTAGCGGGACTTGGAAGTTTTAATGGTGTTGTACGCGATGGAAGTTTTGAGTATTACATTTCAGAAAAAGTGGTGCCGGATGAAGCAAAAGGAATTGGACCACTGATGATGGCCTATGCAGAATATTTAATGGTTGGTGGAAATGATGAACTTTAA
- a CDS encoding carbohydrate ABC transporter permease — MVKGLSKQKINATVRFMVLAIVGFFMMYPLLWLVGAIFKTNTEIFTSAAFWPKDIQNGWESIVNGWKTNTPFNLGYYFMNSMKYLIPRTIFTVVSSILTAYVLTRRSFKFKKFVFVMVIGTLLMPDVIFRIPLYLFWRDLNLLDTHIPLWLDSAFATNSFFVFMLIQFMRTIPKELDEAAKMDGCNSFQTLVHILIPVMKPTIVTVALLTFMWGMNDFQGPLIYISSIDKYPLSIAMRLAMDNTDSAVQYRNIFAMSLMSIIPSIILFYCAQGYFIDGIASTGSKE; from the coding sequence ATGGTGAAAGGTCTTTCAAAACAAAAAATCAATGCAACAGTACGTTTCATGGTCCTCGCAATCGTTGGATTCTTCATGATGTACCCTTTGCTTTGGCTTGTAGGAGCAATCTTTAAAACAAACACAGAAATCTTTACGTCAGCAGCATTCTGGCCAAAAGATATTCAAAATGGTTGGGAATCAATCGTAAATGGATGGAAAACAAATACACCATTTAACTTAGGATATTATTTCATGAACTCAATGAAATATTTAATTCCAAGAACAATTTTCACAGTTGTTTCAAGCATTTTAACGGCTTATGTTTTAACACGCCGTAGCTTTAAATTTAAAAAGTTTGTATTTGTGATGGTAATTGGGACTTTATTAATGCCAGATGTTATTTTCCGTATTCCTCTATACTTATTCTGGCGTGATCTTAATTTATTAGATACACATATTCCTTTATGGTTAGATAGTGCATTTGCAACTAACTCATTCTTTGTTTTCATGTTAATTCAATTTATGCGTACCATTCCTAAAGAGTTAGATGAAGCAGCTAAAATGGATGGATGTAACTCATTCCAAACATTAGTTCACATCTTAATTCCAGTGATGAAACCAACAATTGTTACGGTAGCATTATTAACATTTATGTGGGGAATGAATGATTTCCAAGGACCGTTAATTTATATTTCAAGTATTGACAAGTATCCATTATCAATTGCGATGCGTTTAGCAATGGATAACACAGATTCAGCTGTTCAATATCGAAATATTTTCGCAATGTCATTAATGTCAATTATCCCTTCAATTATCTTATTCTATTGTGCACAAGGATATTTCATTGACGGTATTGCATCAACAGGTTCAAAAGAATAG
- a CDS encoding carbohydrate ABC transporter permease: MENVKKVANSTIKNEAKVKKKFKFNSSYLYVLPWVIGFLVFKLNPFIDALVLSLQQNNLIRAPKFIGFENYRYLLMEDELFKTSLMVTFKYVFLTVPLVLVFALFIAYILNFKIKGVNFFRTAYYIPSILGGSVAVSIVWKFIFGNDGVINACLNLVGLESVMWLTDTRYAIIVLSLLKAWQFGSVMLIFLSALQNVPQSLYEAASIDGAGKWRSFFAITVPSITPVILFNAVQLLVKSFQEFNSAYLISDGGPLNSTYLLNLFIYRNAFSSFKMGYASAASWVMFIIIMALTAVVFRSSNYWVHYND, from the coding sequence GTGGAAAATGTAAAAAAGGTTGCGAATAGCACAATCAAAAATGAGGCGAAAGTAAAAAAGAAATTTAAGTTTAATAGTTCTTATTTATATGTATTACCGTGGGTAATTGGATTCTTAGTTTTTAAATTAAATCCATTCATCGATGCATTAGTTTTGAGTTTACAACAAAACAACTTGATTCGTGCACCAAAATTTATTGGATTTGAAAACTATCGTTACTTATTAATGGAAGATGAATTGTTCAAAACATCATTAATGGTTACCTTCAAATATGTCTTCTTAACGGTACCGTTAGTACTTGTGTTTGCATTATTTATTGCATACATCTTAAACTTTAAAATTAAAGGGGTTAACTTCTTCCGTACCGCTTATTATATTCCATCGATTCTTGGGGGAAGTGTTGCCGTTTCAATCGTTTGGAAATTTATTTTTGGTAATGATGGAGTTATCAATGCTTGTTTAAATTTAGTGGGGTTAGAATCAGTGATGTGGTTAACAGATACACGTTATGCGATTATTGTTTTAAGTTTATTAAAAGCATGGCAGTTTGGATCAGTTATGTTAATCTTCTTATCAGCACTTCAAAATGTTCCACAATCTTTATATGAAGCAGCTTCAATTGATGGAGCAGGAAAATGGCGTTCATTCTTTGCGATTACCGTTCCATCCATTACACCAGTTATTTTATTTAACGCGGTTCAATTATTAGTTAAGTCTTTCCAAGAGTTCAACTCAGCTTACTTAATTTCTGATGGAGGTCCATTAAACTCAACTTACTTATTAAACCTTTTCATTTACCGAAATGCGTTTAGTAGTTTTAAAATGGGATATGCCTCTGCCGCATCTTGGGTAATGTTCATTATCATTATGGCATTAACAGCGGTAGTATTCAGAAGCTCAAATTATTGGGTACATTATAACGATTAA
- a CDS encoding ABC transporter substrate-binding protein, which translates to MKKIWSLATVFACAATLVACSGNEAKDNGSTTTPESSTTQEGTTTESNDPVSFRFSWWGGDSRHAATLEVIELYMEENPHVTIIPEYAAWSGFQDKFTTQYAGGTNADLMQVNYNWLWIYSPDGDGFYDLNTLSNLELGNYNSSLLDAMTIENKLQAIPTSITARVPFLNTTLYSNAGVDIPTTWDELMDAGKAIQSSLGDNYYALSKLGKAGMMYLVFSYLEQETGKTFFDTDGNIQYSVEELTAGYQLLADMVENHVMPAGNVDSNELDEKNPKWITGEYGGINEWDSSAAKYIDTLEEGQVVEPFAQFTMDGAKLTGNIQKPSMGFAISKNAQNPEEVAKFLNWMLTDEKAVEIMGTQRGIPANQAGYDILVDKGLLTGVTVEAYNMHSNIESTIMHPFFEYTDVKDLYEGAGEAVVFGTMTPQEAAEKVIKEMPRIMDEAMGR; encoded by the coding sequence GTGAAAAAAATATGGTCTTTAGCAACTGTTTTTGCTTGTGCTGCAACATTAGTGGCTTGTTCAGGGAACGAAGCAAAAGATAACGGTTCAACAACAACACCAGAATCATCAACAACACAAGAGGGGACAACAACTGAATCAAATGATCCAGTATCATTCCGTTTCTCTTGGTGGGGAGGAGATTCACGTCATGCGGCGACATTAGAGGTGATTGAATTGTACATGGAGGAAAATCCACACGTTACAATCATACCTGAATATGCGGCTTGGTCTGGATTTCAAGATAAATTTACAACGCAATATGCAGGGGGAACAAATGCAGATTTAATGCAAGTAAACTACAACTGGTTATGGATTTACTCACCAGATGGTGATGGGTTCTACGATTTAAATACGTTATCTAATTTAGAATTAGGAAACTATAATTCATCTTTATTAGATGCAATGACAATTGAAAATAAACTTCAAGCTATTCCAACAAGTATTACCGCTCGTGTACCATTCTTAAATACAACGCTTTACTCAAATGCTGGAGTCGACATTCCAACAACTTGGGACGAATTAATGGATGCTGGTAAAGCAATTCAATCATCATTAGGAGATAACTACTACGCACTAAGTAAATTAGGAAAAGCAGGAATGATGTATTTAGTCTTCAGTTACTTAGAGCAAGAAACAGGGAAAACATTCTTTGATACTGATGGAAACATTCAATACTCAGTTGAAGAATTAACAGCTGGATATCAATTATTAGCAGACATGGTTGAAAATCATGTAATGCCTGCTGGAAATGTTGATTCAAATGAATTAGATGAGAAAAATCCAAAATGGATCACTGGAGAATACGGTGGAATTAATGAGTGGGATTCAAGTGCCGCTAAATACATTGATACGTTAGAAGAAGGTCAAGTAGTAGAACCGTTCGCTCAATTCACAATGGATGGAGCAAAATTAACTGGTAATATTCAAAAACCTTCAATGGGATTTGCAATTAGTAAAAATGCTCAAAATCCTGAAGAAGTTGCAAAATTCTTAAACTGGATGTTAACAGATGAAAAAGCAGTTGAAATCATGGGAACTCAACGTGGAATTCCTGCTAACCAAGCTGGATATGATATTTTAGTTGATAAAGGATTATTAACTGGTGTAACGGTAGAGGCTTACAATATGCACTCAAATATTGAATCAACAATCATGCATCCATTCTTTGAATACACAGATGTAAAAGATTTATATGAAGGTGCAGGAGAGGCTGTCGTGTTTGGAACAATGACACCACAAGAAGCGGCTGAAAAAGTTATTAAAGAAATGCCAAGAATTATGGATGAAGCAATGGGGCGATAA
- a CDS encoding GTP-binding protein, with translation MKKTIGMFAHVDSGKTTLAEQLLYLTNSIRQCGRVDHQSSFLDHHDIEKKRGITVFAEQATFSYNGHDYYLIDTPGHIDFSTEMERSIQIMDYAILVISAVEGIQGHTETIWNLLERYQIPIFIFINKIDREGTDLSTLLNEIEQKFKVDSIFIEASEQIKELSLEIIETVAQTDESLMSEYFEGNLERDYWIKALKVKIKQKKMIPVMAGSALKNIGIADFLWVLDELTETNYSIQDSFSGRVYKIRYDEKGERVTFLKLLSGSLSVKDTFIHQKTQCQEKINQIRVYQGSKYESVSYVEAGQLVGVTGLCDFRIFDGIGDLVERHSCELLPALSVTVLYDSSINPLEMLSYFRRLEDEDPSLGVVWNEETKQIQIQIMGIIQLDVLKNLMKERYHKDISFGPCEVIYLETIADSVIGRGHYEPLKHYAEVHLLIEAADRGCGVQFQSNCHIEQLPINYQNLIKQQVLERKIVGILTGSRVTDIKVTLLTGAAHPKHTSGGDFYEATSRAIRQGLEKANSIILEPYYDFKIEVDLSLMGKVITDIQKSAGTFESPVTRNDQCIIKGRVPVATFMDYPIEFLSYTKGLGKISLRVRGYDVCHNQASIIELQQYNKEEDRSNPSASIFCSKGSGFIVPWDLADDYMHCD, from the coding sequence ATGAAAAAAACGATTGGAATGTTTGCGCATGTGGATAGTGGTAAAACAACATTAGCAGAGCAACTTCTTTATTTAACGAATTCCATTAGGCAATGTGGACGTGTCGATCATCAAAGCTCTTTTTTAGATCATCACGATATTGAAAAAAAACGTGGGATTACAGTATTTGCAGAACAAGCAACTTTTTCTTATAATGGTCATGACTATTATTTAATTGATACACCTGGGCACATTGATTTTTCAACGGAGATGGAACGCTCTATTCAGATTATGGACTATGCGATATTAGTTATCAGTGCAGTCGAGGGGATTCAGGGCCATACGGAAACGATTTGGAATTTATTAGAGAGGTATCAGATTCCGATTTTTATTTTTATTAATAAAATAGATCGTGAAGGCACCGATCTTTCAACTCTCTTAAACGAAATAGAGCAGAAATTTAAAGTCGATTCCATTTTTATTGAAGCGAGTGAACAAATTAAAGAGTTATCATTAGAAATAATTGAAACAGTTGCTCAAACAGATGAGTCTTTAATGTCAGAATATTTTGAAGGAAATCTTGAACGTGATTATTGGATTAAAGCTCTTAAAGTTAAAATAAAGCAAAAAAAGATGATCCCCGTTATGGCGGGTTCTGCTTTAAAGAATATCGGAATTGCTGATTTTTTATGGGTGCTAGATGAATTAACTGAAACAAACTACTCCATACAGGATTCTTTTTCAGGACGTGTGTATAAAATTCGATATGATGAAAAAGGGGAAAGAGTCACTTTTCTTAAATTATTATCGGGTTCGTTATCCGTTAAAGATACGTTTATTCACCAAAAGACGCAATGTCAGGAAAAGATTAATCAGATTCGAGTCTATCAAGGAAGTAAATATGAAAGTGTCTCTTATGTCGAGGCAGGACAATTAGTTGGTGTGACGGGATTATGTGATTTTAGAATTTTTGATGGGATAGGTGACTTAGTTGAAAGACACTCTTGTGAATTATTGCCTGCCTTAAGTGTGACGGTTCTTTATGATTCATCTATCAATCCCCTTGAGATGTTATCTTATTTTAGGCGATTAGAGGATGAGGATCCTTCGCTAGGTGTTGTTTGGAATGAAGAGACCAAACAAATTCAGATTCAAATTATGGGCATCATTCAATTAGATGTTTTGAAGAATCTGATGAAAGAGAGATATCACAAGGATATTTCATTTGGACCGTGTGAGGTGATTTATCTTGAAACGATTGCTGATTCAGTGATTGGGAGAGGACATTATGAACCATTAAAGCATTATGCAGAAGTTCATCTTTTAATTGAGGCCGCAGACCGAGGGTGTGGAGTCCAGTTTCAATCGAATTGTCATATAGAACAGTTACCAATCAATTATCAAAATCTCATCAAACAGCAAGTATTAGAAAGAAAAATTGTAGGGATTTTAACAGGGTCTCGAGTCACGGATATTAAAGTAACGTTATTAACGGGAGCAGCTCATCCTAAGCATACGAGTGGAGGAGATTTTTATGAGGCAACATCTCGTGCGATTCGTCAAGGTTTAGAAAAAGCAAACTCAATAATTTTAGAACCGTATTACGATTTTAAAATAGAAGTTGATCTATCGTTAATGGGAAAAGTTATCACGGATATTCAAAAATCTGCTGGGACATTTGAATCGCCAGTCACTAGAAATGATCAATGTATTATTAAAGGGAGAGTTCCTGTTGCAACATTTATGGATTATCCCATTGAATTTTTATCTTATACAAAAGGATTAGGGAAAATTTCATTGCGTGTTAGGGGATATGATGTGTGTCATAACCAAGCAAGTATCATTGAATTGCAACAATATAATAAAGAGGAGGATCGCTCAAATCCTTCTGCCTCTATTTTTTGTTCAAAAGGAAGCGGGTTTATTGTTCCTTGGGATTTAGCGGATGATTATATGCATTGTGATTAA
- a CDS encoding Na+/H+ antiporter NhaC family protein: MNKLKDKGNPWALLPLGLFLVLFVGSGVITGDFYYMPVLVAFMLAAACAFLFNRTATFNEKIAVFCKGAGHENIIMMIVIFLLAGAFSGVAKSIGAVDATVNMSLSVLPPNLVVAGLFIIASFISISMGTSVGTITALTPIGLGIANATGIPVALVVGAVVGGGMFGDNLSMISDTTIAAVRTQGCELKDKFKVNFFIVLPAAIISLILLVVTTMSFDQTTTSVGSFEWIKVLPYLYILVGALVGINVFTLLSSGVLVAGIIGLFTHAATFPDLIQSASSGMAGMQELAIICLIVGGTLELIKFNGGIQFLLHLLTSRIKSKKGAEFAIAGLVSLVDICTANNTIAIVVSGPLAKNIADEYEIDPKRSASLLDIFSSCWQGLIPYGAQLLGAAGLAAISPFEIIPYVHYPMLMGLFGLLAIMFGFPKINKK; this comes from the coding sequence ATGAATAAGTTGAAAGATAAGGGAAATCCGTGGGCGTTATTACCGCTAGGATTATTTTTAGTATTGTTTGTGGGAAGTGGAGTTATCACAGGTGATTTTTACTATATGCCGGTGTTAGTTGCGTTTATGTTAGCAGCTGCTTGTGCCTTTTTATTTAATCGTACAGCAACCTTTAACGAGAAAATCGCCGTTTTTTGTAAGGGAGCAGGTCATGAAAATATTATCATGATGATTGTTATTTTTTTATTAGCTGGAGCTTTTTCAGGTGTTGCAAAATCTATTGGTGCCGTGGACGCAACCGTAAATATGAGTTTATCTGTGTTACCCCCTAATTTAGTCGTTGCAGGATTGTTTATTATTGCAAGTTTTATTTCTATTTCAATGGGAACATCGGTTGGAACGATTACGGCTTTAACACCAATTGGATTAGGGATTGCTAATGCCACAGGAATTCCTGTGGCTCTTGTTGTTGGAGCGGTTGTAGGGGGAGGAATGTTCGGTGATAATTTATCGATGATTTCTGATACAACGATTGCTGCTGTTAGAACTCAAGGTTGTGAATTAAAGGATAAGTTTAAAGTAAACTTCTTTATCGTCTTACCAGCTGCGATTATTTCTTTGATATTATTAGTCGTGACGACAATGTCATTTGATCAAACGACCACAAGTGTTGGAAGTTTTGAATGGATTAAAGTTTTACCGTACTTGTATATTTTAGTAGGAGCATTAGTCGGAATTAATGTATTTACCTTATTAAGTAGTGGTGTTTTAGTAGCGGGAATTATTGGATTGTTCACTCATGCTGCGACGTTCCCTGATTTAATTCAATCTGCGTCTTCAGGAATGGCTGGAATGCAAGAATTAGCTATCATTTGTTTAATTGTAGGGGGAACACTAGAGTTAATTAAGTTTAATGGTGGGATTCAATTTTTATTACATCTTTTAACTTCTCGAATTAAATCTAAAAAAGGTGCTGAATTTGCTATTGCAGGATTAGTTAGTTTAGTTGATATTTGTACAGCTAACAATACGATTGCCATTGTGGTATCTGGTCCTCTAGCAAAAAATATTGCTGATGAATATGAGATTGATCCTAAGCGTTCGGCTAGTTTATTAGATATTTTCTCATCATGTTGGCAAGGTTTAATTCCATACGGAGCTCAACTTTTAGGAGCAGCTGGTTTAGCAGCTATTTCTCCATTTGAAATTATCCCATATGTTCATTATCCAATGTTAATGGGACTTTTCGGATTATTAGCCATTATGTTTGGTTTTCCGAAAATAAATAAAAAATAA